The following are from one region of the Thiocapsa rosea genome:
- the radA gene encoding DNA repair protein RadA — translation MSNRKTRSSYVCNACGARQPKWAGQCPDCGAWNSMVETAEIARPAVRGGYAGAAESPRVESLAEVSPEDRVRIQSGIGELDRVLGGGLVTGSVVLIGGDPGIGKSTLLLQASASLARSLPVLYVSGEESPQQIGLRAHRLGLAGESIRLLAETNVEAILAAASQERPRVMVVDSIQTLYTDTLQSAPGSVSQVREAAAQLVRFAKQQDTVVFLVGHVTKDGTLAGPRVLEHMVDTVLYFEGEPGGAFRLVRSVKNRFGAVHELGVFAMGDRGLREVKNPSAIFLSRHDEAVPGSLIMVTREGTRPLLVEVQALVDESPLANPRRVALGLDGNRLSMLLAVLHRHGGVGMFNQDVFVNVVGGVRITETAVDLPLVMAVLSSYRDRPLPLDLAVFGEVGLSGEVRPVPNGPDRLREAAKHGVRRAIVPVGNVPKEGVEGLEITAVKTLAEALEGV, via the coding sequence ATGAGCAACCGAAAGACCCGCAGCAGCTATGTCTGCAATGCCTGTGGTGCGCGTCAGCCGAAGTGGGCGGGTCAGTGCCCGGACTGCGGGGCCTGGAACAGCATGGTGGAGACCGCGGAGATCGCGCGTCCCGCCGTGCGCGGCGGCTACGCAGGCGCGGCCGAGTCTCCGCGCGTGGAGAGCTTGGCCGAGGTCAGCCCCGAAGATCGGGTGCGGATCCAGAGCGGCATCGGCGAGCTGGATCGCGTGCTGGGCGGCGGCCTGGTGACGGGCTCGGTGGTCTTGATCGGCGGGGATCCGGGGATCGGCAAGTCCACGCTCTTGTTGCAGGCGAGCGCCTCGCTGGCGCGCAGCCTTCCGGTGCTCTACGTCAGCGGCGAGGAGTCGCCCCAGCAGATCGGCCTGCGCGCCCACCGGCTCGGGCTGGCGGGCGAAAGCATCCGTCTGCTTGCCGAGACCAATGTCGAGGCGATCCTCGCGGCTGCATCTCAAGAGCGGCCGCGGGTGATGGTGGTCGACTCCATCCAGACCCTCTACACCGACACGCTGCAATCGGCCCCCGGCTCGGTCTCGCAGGTGCGCGAGGCGGCGGCGCAATTGGTCCGCTTCGCCAAGCAGCAGGACACGGTCGTCTTCCTCGTCGGCCATGTGACCAAGGACGGAACGCTGGCCGGTCCGCGCGTGCTCGAGCACATGGTCGACACCGTGCTCTATTTCGAGGGTGAGCCGGGTGGTGCCTTCCGCTTGGTGCGCTCGGTGAAGAATCGCTTCGGTGCGGTGCACGAGCTCGGTGTCTTTGCGATGGGCGATCGCGGGCTGCGCGAGGTCAAGAACCCCTCGGCGATCTTTCTCTCACGCCACGACGAGGCGGTTCCGGGCAGTCTGATCATGGTGACCCGCGAAGGCACACGACCCCTTTTGGTCGAGGTGCAGGCGCTGGTGGACGAAAGCCCGCTCGCCAATCCGCGCCGGGTGGCCTTGGGGCTCGACGGCAACCGTTTGTCCATGCTGCTGGCGGTGCTGCATCGTCATGGCGGTGTGGGCATGTTCAACCAGGATGTCTTCGTCAACGTGGTCGGCGGGGTGCGGATCACCGAGACCGCCGTCGACCTGCCGCTGGTCATGGCTGTGCTGTCGAGCTATCGCGACCGACCGCTTCCGCTGGATCTCGCGGTCTTCGGCGAGGTCGGTCTGTCGGGCGAGGTGCGCCCGGTCCCCAATGGTCCGGATCGTTTGCGCGAGGCGGCCAAGCACGGTGTCCGTCGGGCGATCGTGCCGGTCGGGAATGTCCCCAAGGAAGGGGTGGAGGGGTTGGAGATCACGGCCGTGAAGACCCTCGCGGAGGCTCTCGAAGGGGTCTGA
- a CDS encoding HlyC/CorC family transporter, whose protein sequence is MDELSLPGLFFALVLLLMLSAFFSGSETALLTINRYKLKHLADGGHRGARLARALLERPDRLIGLILLGNNFVNIMASSLATIIALRLGGEAAIGIAAGLLTLVILIFAEVTPKTYATLHPERLAFPAAYVYKPLLKLLYPIVWFVNLFTNGLLRLMGITTEGAQGTALSREELRTVVNEAGAMIPERSRSMLLGILDLERATVEDIMIPRNEVDGIDIQDSEDEILQAIRNSSYTRMPLFDGGIDNVIGVFHAKHALHAMLEEGLDKEHLRAIAREPYYVPEGTPLYQQLLNFQRGKRRVALVVDEYGDFLGLLTLTDLLEEIVGEFTTDPADSIPEIHRGEDGSLLIDGSIGVRDLNRALRWTLPTDGPRTLNGLILEYLETIPEPGTSLKLHDHAIEILQTADNGVKTVKIVTRPARKGRAIV, encoded by the coding sequence GTGGATGAACTCTCGCTCCCCGGCCTGTTTTTCGCATTAGTCCTGTTGCTCATGCTTTCGGCCTTCTTCTCCGGGTCGGAGACGGCCCTGCTCACCATCAACCGCTACAAGCTCAAACACCTCGCGGACGGCGGCCACCGCGGCGCCCGCCTGGCCCGTGCACTGCTGGAACGACCCGACCGCTTGATCGGACTCATCCTGCTCGGGAACAACTTCGTCAACATCATGGCCTCGTCCTTGGCGACCATCATCGCCTTGCGTCTCGGCGGCGAGGCAGCGATCGGCATCGCCGCCGGCCTCTTGACCCTGGTGATCCTGATCTTTGCGGAGGTGACGCCCAAGACTTACGCCACGCTGCATCCCGAGCGCCTCGCCTTTCCGGCGGCCTACGTCTACAAGCCGTTGCTCAAATTGCTCTATCCGATCGTCTGGTTCGTCAATCTCTTCACCAACGGGCTGCTCCGGCTGATGGGGATCACGACGGAAGGGGCTCAGGGCACGGCGCTGAGCCGCGAGGAGCTGCGTACCGTGGTCAACGAGGCGGGTGCCATGATCCCGGAGCGCAGCCGCTCCATGCTGCTCGGCATCCTGGATCTGGAGCGCGCCACGGTCGAGGACATCATGATCCCACGCAACGAGGTGGACGGGATCGACATCCAGGACAGCGAGGACGAGATCCTGCAGGCGATCCGCAACTCCAGCTACACCCGCATGCCGCTGTTCGACGGCGGCATCGACAACGTCATCGGTGTCTTCCATGCAAAGCACGCCCTGCATGCGATGCTGGAGGAGGGTCTGGACAAGGAGCATCTGCGCGCCATCGCACGCGAGCCCTACTATGTCCCCGAAGGCACGCCGCTCTATCAACAACTGCTCAATTTCCAACGCGGGAAGCGGCGCGTCGCTCTGGTGGTCGACGAATACGGCGACTTTCTCGGACTTCTCACCCTGACCGATCTACTCGAAGAGATCGTCGGCGAGTTTACGACCGACCCGGCCGACAGCATCCCGGAGATCCATCGCGGCGAAGACGGCAGCCTCTTGATCGACGGCAGCATCGGCGTGCGTGATCTCAACCGGGCGCTGCGCTGGACGCTTCCCACCGATGGACCCCGGACACTGAACGGACTCATCCTGGAATACCTTGAGACCATCCCGGAGCCCGGCACCAGTCTCAAGCTTCACGATCATGCCATCGAGATCCTTCAAACCGCCGACAATGGGGTGAAGACCGTCAAAATCGTGACCCGCCCGGCCCGCAAGGGGCGGGCGATCGTCTAA
- a CDS encoding recombination-associated protein RdgC: MFKNVRLYRLGRPFGLDADTLEARLDERRFRPCGPLETATMGWAAPLGDGSTALVHAVSGCFLICSRKQERLLPSAAVAEALDERVSDLETAESRDVGRAERRRLREQIMAEMLPRAFTRSRRTLLYVDTEAGWLVVDSGSDRQAEDVISLLRETIETLPARPPAPRMEPPKVMTGWLLNGDAPSDFQIGDACELRDVSDTASLIRCRGQDLGSEEILAHLRVGKQVLKLALSWEERLDFVLAEDMSLKRLRVGDALLNELDDGDLEPAARMDAELAILALQLRELIARLDAIFGLIGDEDAVGTPAPLPQAEPATAAVALSGAEPPPWVE, from the coding sequence ATGTTCAAGAATGTACGACTGTATCGATTGGGACGCCCGTTCGGTCTGGACGCCGACACCCTCGAGGCCCGTCTCGACGAGCGCCGCTTTCGGCCCTGCGGTCCGCTGGAAACCGCGACGATGGGCTGGGCGGCGCCGCTCGGCGATGGCTCGACCGCGCTCGTGCATGCGGTCTCGGGATGCTTTCTGATCTGCTCGCGCAAGCAAGAGCGGCTGCTTCCCTCGGCAGCGGTCGCCGAGGCATTGGATGAGCGCGTGAGCGATCTGGAGACGGCGGAGTCCCGCGATGTGGGCCGTGCCGAACGGCGCCGGCTGCGCGAGCAGATCATGGCCGAGATGCTTCCGCGGGCCTTTACCCGCTCACGTCGCACGCTTCTGTATGTCGATACCGAAGCAGGTTGGTTGGTGGTGGACTCCGGGAGCGATCGGCAGGCCGAGGACGTGATCTCGCTGCTGCGCGAGACCATCGAGACCTTGCCGGCGCGCCCCCCCGCGCCGCGCATGGAGCCGCCCAAGGTGATGACCGGCTGGCTGTTGAACGGCGATGCGCCGAGCGATTTCCAGATCGGCGATGCCTGCGAGCTGCGCGATGTCAGCGACACCGCAAGCCTGATCCGCTGTCGCGGACAGGATCTCGGCAGCGAGGAGATCCTGGCCCATCTGCGTGTCGGCAAGCAGGTCTTGAAGCTGGCCCTGAGCTGGGAGGAGCGACTGGATTTCGTTCTGGCCGAGGACATGTCGCTGAAACGCCTGCGCGTCGGAGATGCCCTGCTCAACGAGCTGGACGACGGCGATCTCGAACCCGCAGCGCGCATGGACGCCGAGCTTGCGATCCTCGCACTGCAACTGCGCGAGCTGATCGCCCGGCTGGACGCCATCTTCGGCCTTATCGGCGACGAGGATGCAGTCGGCACGCCGGCGCCGTTGCCGCAGGCCGAACCGGCAACCGCGGCGGTCGCGCTTTCCGGTGCGGAGCCGCCGCCTTGGGTCGAGTGA
- a CDS encoding extracellular catalytic domain type 1 short-chain-length polyhydroxyalkanoate depolymerase — protein sequence MTHLGKIDMAEVTRLTREGRLQDAMAMLRGARVDAPAASGSVRDAEPAPSEDTSRVLDMQPPAPNNPEVLRGVLGRMRQRLGRSLPGRSTGFPIDRAPVELPDGARFEERRYTASAGTLAYKLYIPSGYRGQPLPLVVMLHGCTQSPDDFAAGTGMNTLAEQELVLVAYPAQSLATSATKCWSWFRPEDQHRGRGEPALIAGITREIIRDYAVDPDRVYIAGLSAGGAAAAIMGATYPDLYAAIGVHSGLAYGAADDMPSALLAMRQGGASSDTSRHRHHWPDGKAPLVPTIVFHGDLDTTVNPINADQVIAGTPGVARLRKTLSQGESAGGIRYTRSVYADDAGRAQLEQWVLHGAGHAWSGGSADGSYTEPRGPDASREMLRFFMQHARSAGA from the coding sequence ATGACTCATTTGGGCAAGATCGACATGGCCGAAGTCACCCGCCTGACCCGCGAAGGTCGGCTCCAGGACGCCATGGCCATGCTGCGCGGCGCGAGGGTCGATGCGCCTGCGGCGTCCGGGTCGGTACGCGACGCGGAGCCGGCGCCGTCCGAGGACACCTCGCGCGTGCTCGACATGCAGCCGCCTGCGCCGAACAACCCGGAAGTCTTGCGCGGCGTGCTCGGCCGCATGAGGCAACGGCTCGGGAGATCTCTGCCCGGTCGCAGCACCGGATTCCCGATCGACCGCGCGCCGGTCGAACTCCCGGACGGGGCGCGGTTCGAGGAACGACGCTACACCGCGTCTGCAGGCACCCTCGCCTACAAACTCTACATCCCGAGCGGCTACCGCGGACAGCCGCTGCCCCTGGTGGTGATGCTGCACGGATGCACCCAGTCTCCCGACGACTTCGCGGCCGGTACCGGCATGAACACCTTGGCCGAGCAGGAGCTGGTCCTGGTCGCCTATCCGGCGCAGTCCCTGGCGACCAGCGCCACCAAATGCTGGAGCTGGTTCAGGCCCGAGGACCAGCATCGCGGTCGCGGCGAGCCTGCGCTGATCGCCGGCATCACCCGCGAGATCATCCGCGATTACGCAGTGGACCCCGATCGCGTCTACATCGCCGGACTCTCCGCCGGCGGGGCCGCCGCAGCGATCATGGGGGCCACCTACCCGGACCTCTATGCCGCGATCGGCGTGCACTCCGGGCTGGCCTACGGGGCCGCCGACGATATGCCGTCCGCGCTCCTCGCGATGCGTCAGGGCGGAGCCTCTTCGGACACCTCGCGCCATCGGCACCACTGGCCGGACGGCAAGGCACCCTTGGTTCCGACCATCGTCTTTCACGGTGATCTCGACACCACGGTCAACCCGATCAACGCCGATCAGGTCATCGCCGGGACACCGGGCGTTGCGCGTTTACGTAAAACGCTCAGTCAGGGCGAATCGGCCGGGGGAATCCGCTACACCCGCAGCGTCTACGCCGACGATGCAGGACGGGCGCAGCTGGAGCAGTGGGTCCTGCACGGTGCCGGTCACGCTTGGTCCGGAGGCAGCGCGGACGGCTCCTATACCGAGCCGCGCGGACCCGACGCCAGCCGCGAAATGCTGCGGTTCTTCATGCAGCACGCCCGCAGCGCCGGAGCCTGA
- a CDS encoding CopG family transcriptional regulator has protein sequence MSGELQETRRKPVDSEKITINLGYVDLGHVDLLVQEGFYSNRTDFIRTAIRSQLDRHGEAVRQSVARHRLDLGLRRYDRQELERVQAAGETLHIQVLGLVVIAEDVPPDLARETIASIHVLGAFQAGSAVKAALRDRIR, from the coding sequence ATGTCAGGCGAGCTTCAAGAGACCCGTCGAAAACCGGTCGACAGCGAGAAGATCACGATCAACCTCGGTTACGTCGACCTAGGCCACGTCGATCTGTTGGTGCAGGAAGGCTTCTACTCGAACCGCACCGACTTTATCCGCACCGCGATCCGCAGCCAGCTCGATCGTCACGGCGAGGCGGTGCGTCAGTCGGTCGCCAGACACCGGCTCGACCTGGGCCTGCGCCGGTACGACCGGCAAGAGCTGGAGCGGGTGCAGGCGGCGGGCGAGACTCTCCATATCCAGGTGCTCGGCCTCGTCGTGATCGCCGAGGACGTGCCTCCCGATCTCGCACGCGAGACCATCGCCTCGATCCATGTGCTCGGCGCCTTCCAGGCCGGGTCCGCGGTGAAGGCCGCGTTGCGCGACCGCATTCGATGA
- a CDS encoding NAD-dependent epimerase, which translates to MKVMVTGSAGFIGSALSLRLLDRGDEVIGIDNLNDYYDVALKEARLARTLPFEGFRDERVDIEDGARMRELFALHRPDRVVHLAAQAGVRYSIENPMAYVNTNLVGFAHILEGCRDVGVEHLVYASSSSVYGANTAMPFSIHHNVDHPLSLYAASKKANELMAHTYSHLYRIPTTGLRFFTVYGPWGRPDMALFKFTRAILAGKPIDVFNYGKHRRDFTFVDDIVEGVVRVLDRVPTGDSSWSGAQPDPATSQGPYRIYNIGNNKPVELMDYIAFLEEALGRKAQINLLPLQPGDVPDTYADVTDLVRDTGYCPDTPVGEGVARFVEWYRGFYRL; encoded by the coding sequence ATGAAAGTCATGGTGACCGGCAGCGCCGGTTTTATCGGCTCGGCCCTGTCCTTACGCCTCCTCGACCGCGGCGACGAGGTGATCGGTATCGACAATCTGAACGACTACTACGATGTGGCGCTCAAGGAGGCACGCCTCGCCCGCACCCTGCCCTTCGAGGGCTTCCGCGACGAGCGCGTCGACATCGAAGACGGTGCGCGCATGCGCGAGCTCTTCGCCCTGCACCGCCCGGACCGGGTCGTGCACCTTGCAGCCCAAGCCGGCGTGCGCTACTCCATCGAAAACCCGATGGCCTACGTCAACACCAACCTGGTCGGCTTCGCGCACATCCTGGAAGGCTGTCGGGATGTCGGGGTCGAGCACCTGGTCTACGCCTCGAGCAGCTCGGTCTACGGCGCCAACACCGCCATGCCCTTCTCGATCCATCACAACGTCGATCACCCCTTGAGCCTCTATGCCGCCAGCAAGAAGGCCAACGAGCTGATGGCCCACACCTACAGCCATCTGTACCGCATCCCGACCACCGGCCTGCGATTCTTCACCGTCTACGGCCCTTGGGGACGACCCGATATGGCGCTCTTCAAATTCACCCGCGCCATCCTTGCCGGCAAGCCGATCGACGTCTTCAACTACGGCAAGCACCGTCGCGACTTCACCTTCGTCGACGACATCGTGGAAGGCGTCGTCCGCGTCCTGGATCGCGTACCGACCGGGGATTCGAGCTGGTCCGGCGCGCAGCCCGATCCCGCGACCAGTCAGGGGCCCTACCGCATCTACAACATCGGCAACAACAAGCCGGTCGAGCTGATGGACTACATCGCCTTCCTCGAAGAAGCGCTGGGTCGCAAGGCGCAGATCAACCTGCTCCCCCTGCAGCCGGGCGATGTCCCGGACACCTATGCCGACGTCACAGACCTGGTGCGCGACACGGGCTACTGCCCGGATACCCCGGTCGGCGAAGGGGTGGCGCGGTTCGTGGAGTGGTATCGAGGCTTCTACCGCCTCTAA
- the recN gene encoding DNA repair protein RecN: MLTHILVKDLAIVSSLELDCASGMTALTGETGAGKSIMIDALGLALGDKADAAMIRAGCERAEIVAGFDLAAVPGARAWLAAQDLDEDGDCLVRRLIVRDGRSRAYVNGRPATGTQLRDLGDLLVDIHGQHAHQSLLRANAQRDLLDAYGGHAVLAGSVAVAFREYRALDQQLGALESARQERAERLDLLRFQVEELSALGLSAAEIETLDLEQRRLSHLGRLQETAARVLDMLSDAEPAISDQLRSAGSDLADLAAIDPALVEPRDLLETAAIHAGEAAASLRHYLDGLEVDPAALEAVETRIAQLHDLARKFRVLPVELPEALTARQAELETLEQADLRLGDLRASRDTALNAFLDQARALGEARAAAAERLNRTVTEAMQQLGMAGGRFAVEIEALPPERAGTGGLERIAFLVSANPGQPLQPLAKVASGGELSRISLGIQVATAECGSVPTLVFDEVDVGIGGGIAEIVGRLLRRLGDARQVLCVTHLPQVAAQAHQQLRVRKETLDGQTYTRIETLDPDARVDEIARMLGGTKITARTRDHACEMLGWAG, from the coding sequence ATGTTGACACACATCCTTGTCAAAGACCTGGCCATCGTCAGCTCGCTTGAGCTCGACTGCGCCTCGGGCATGACGGCGCTCACCGGCGAAACCGGCGCGGGCAAGTCGATCATGATCGACGCCTTGGGCCTTGCCCTCGGCGATAAGGCGGACGCCGCCATGATCCGCGCCGGCTGCGAGCGCGCCGAGATCGTCGCCGGGTTCGACCTGGCGGCGGTCCCCGGTGCGCGCGCTTGGCTCGCCGCGCAGGATCTCGACGAGGACGGCGACTGTCTGGTGCGCCGCCTGATCGTGCGCGACGGACGCTCGCGCGCCTATGTCAACGGCCGTCCCGCCACCGGCACCCAACTGCGCGACCTCGGCGATCTCTTGGTCGACATCCACGGCCAGCACGCCCACCAATCGCTCCTGCGAGCCAATGCCCAGCGCGATCTTTTGGACGCCTACGGGGGCCACGCGGTCCTCGCGGGATCGGTCGCCGTTGCCTTTCGCGAGTACCGTGCGCTCGACCAACAACTCGGGGCACTGGAGTCGGCGCGACAGGAACGGGCGGAGCGGCTCGATCTGCTGCGCTTTCAGGTCGAAGAGCTATCGGCATTGGGACTGAGCGCCGCGGAGATCGAGACCCTCGACCTAGAACAGCGACGCCTGAGCCACCTGGGGCGTCTGCAGGAGACCGCCGCGCGCGTCCTCGATATGCTCTCCGATGCCGAGCCGGCGATCTCGGATCAGTTACGCTCGGCCGGCTCCGATCTGGCCGATCTGGCCGCCATCGATCCGGCCTTGGTCGAGCCTCGCGACCTGCTGGAAACAGCGGCCATCCATGCCGGCGAGGCCGCTGCCAGCCTGCGCCATTATCTCGACGGTCTGGAGGTCGATCCGGCCGCCCTCGAAGCGGTCGAGACCCGCATCGCACAGCTTCACGACCTGGCGCGGAAATTCCGCGTCCTGCCGGTCGAGCTGCCGGAGGCATTGACCGCGCGCCAGGCCGAGCTGGAGACGCTCGAGCAAGCCGATCTGCGCCTCGGCGATCTGCGCGCGTCACGCGACACCGCGCTGAACGCCTTTCTCGACCAAGCGCGCGCGCTCGGTGAGGCACGGGCCGCGGCGGCAGAACGCCTGAACCGAACGGTGACGGAGGCGATGCAGCAGCTCGGCATGGCGGGCGGGCGCTTCGCCGTAGAGATCGAGGCACTGCCGCCCGAGCGCGCGGGCACGGGCGGACTGGAGCGCATCGCCTTCCTGGTCAGCGCCAACCCGGGCCAACCGCTGCAGCCGCTCGCGAAGGTCGCCTCGGGCGGTGAGCTCTCGCGCATCAGCCTCGGCATTCAGGTCGCCACCGCCGAGTGCGGAAGCGTCCCGACGCTGGTGTTCGACGAGGTCGATGTCGGAATCGGCGGCGGGATCGCCGAGATCGTCGGGCGTCTGCTGCGCCGACTCGGCGACGCGCGCCAGGTGCTCTGCGTGACCCATCTCCCCCAGGTTGCCGCCCAGGCCCATCAACAGCTTCGGGTCCGCAAGGAGACCCTCGACGGCCAGACCTACACCCGCATCGAGACACTCGATCCGGATGCGCGCGTCGACGAGATCGCCCGCATGCTCGGCGGCACCAAGATCACGGCACGTACCCGCGACCACGCCTGCGAGATGCTCGGCTGGGCCGGATGA
- a CDS encoding NAD(+) kinase, with protein sequence MPQFNTVGIIAKQGDPEKVVGTLLHLVTYLRSRRLHVRLDAESAHLLGAEVGAAVPVAQLGAGCDLVIVVGGDGTLLHAARMMAAYGVPLVGINLGRLGFLVDVSPQDIESALDPILAGEYQSDRRAMLSVRVIAEDGLERSYSALNDVVIHKWNTARMIELEMDINGVFVSAQRSDGLIIATPTGSTAYALSGGGPLVDPALDALLLVPICPHDLSNRPLVVPGDRRIEVRVRGLDQGHVQVTCDGQADLQLPPRATIEVVRHPHFAHLLHPRGHDHYQILRAKLGWGGHMPPLVT encoded by the coding sequence ATGCCGCAATTCAACACCGTCGGCATCATCGCGAAACAAGGCGACCCGGAGAAGGTGGTCGGGACCTTGCTTCATCTCGTCACTTACCTGCGTTCGCGGCGCCTGCATGTGCGACTCGATGCGGAGAGCGCCCACCTGCTCGGTGCGGAGGTCGGGGCAGCGGTCCCGGTCGCGCAGCTCGGCGCCGGATGCGATCTGGTGATCGTGGTCGGCGGCGACGGGACCCTCCTTCACGCCGCGCGTATGATGGCCGCCTACGGCGTCCCTCTGGTGGGGATCAACCTGGGGCGACTCGGGTTCCTGGTCGATGTCTCGCCGCAAGACATCGAGTCCGCACTCGACCCGATCCTCGCCGGCGAATACCAATCGGACCGCCGCGCCATGTTGTCGGTGCGCGTGATCGCCGAGGACGGTCTCGAGCGCAGCTACTCGGCCCTGAACGATGTCGTCATCCACAAATGGAATACGGCCCGTATGATCGAGCTCGAGATGGACATCAACGGCGTCTTCGTCTCGGCCCAACGCTCGGATGGCTTGATTATCGCCACGCCGACCGGATCGACGGCCTATGCACTCTCGGGAGGCGGCCCGCTGGTCGACCCGGCCCTGGATGCGCTCTTGTTGGTGCCGATCTGCCCGCACGATCTGAGCAACCGGCCGCTGGTCGTCCCGGGCGATCGGCGGATCGAGGTCAGGGTGCGCGGACTCGATCAAGGCCATGTGCAGGTGACCTGCGACGGACAGGCGGACCTGCAGCTGCCCCCGCGCGCAACGATCGAGGTGGTTCGACATCCGCATTTCGCCCATCTGCTCCACCCGCGGGGCCACGATCACTACCAGATCCTGCGGGCGAAACTCGGCTGGGGCGGCCACATGCCCCCCCTCGTGACTTAG
- the hrcA gene encoding heat-inducible transcriptional repressor HrcA, whose product MSIETRNTEGQVSDRALHFLKALVERYIREGQPVGSRTLAKDTGLDLSPATVRNVMADLEDLGLVVSPHTSAGRVPTVAGYRLFVDTLLTVRPPSEDDIASLRTRFDVRSDAKSLVEMASTLLSGITHLAGVVMLPRHERNVFRQIELLPLSGTRVLAILVTSEGEVHNRIIATERRFTASQLEQASNYLNEIFTGQDIKDVRKRLVEDLKNTHLNMDQLMMRAVMLAHEVIESAERKDDCFIAGQTNLMEFGELASMERLRQLFEAFNEKREILHILDRCIAADGVQIFIGEESGYSLLGDCSVVTQTYRVDDEVVGVLGVIGPTRMDYERVIPIVDVTARLLAAALRQ is encoded by the coding sequence TTGTCAATCGAGACACGTAATACCGAGGGCCAGGTCAGCGATCGTGCGCTCCATTTCCTGAAGGCGCTCGTGGAGCGTTACATTCGGGAGGGTCAGCCCGTGGGCTCGCGGACCTTGGCGAAAGACACCGGGTTGGATCTGAGTCCGGCCACGGTGCGCAATGTCATGGCGGATCTCGAGGACCTGGGTCTCGTGGTCTCGCCGCACACCTCCGCGGGACGGGTTCCGACGGTGGCGGGATATCGGCTGTTCGTCGACACGCTGCTGACCGTGCGTCCGCCGTCCGAGGACGACATCGCCAGTCTGCGCACCCGCTTCGATGTGCGCTCGGACGCCAAATCGCTCGTCGAGATGGCCTCGACACTCTTGTCGGGCATCACGCACCTGGCCGGTGTCGTCATGCTGCCGCGACACGAGCGCAATGTGTTTCGCCAAATCGAGCTGTTACCCTTGTCGGGGACACGGGTGCTGGCGATCCTCGTGACCAGCGAGGGCGAGGTTCACAACCGCATCATCGCCACCGAGCGCCGTTTCACGGCGTCGCAGCTGGAGCAGGCATCGAATTATCTCAACGAGATCTTCACCGGCCAGGACATCAAAGACGTGCGCAAGCGTCTCGTCGAAGATCTCAAGAACACGCACTTGAACATGGATCAGCTCATGATGCGCGCGGTCATGCTGGCCCACGAGGTGATCGAGTCGGCCGAGCGCAAGGACGACTGCTTCATTGCAGGTCAGACCAATCTTATGGAGTTCGGCGAGCTGGCCAGCATGGAGCGGCTCAGACAGCTGTTCGAAGCCTTCAACGAGAAGCGCGAGATTTTGCACATTCTCGACCGGTGCATCGCCGCCGACGGGGTCCAGATCTTTATCGGCGAGGAGTCGGGTTATTCGCTGCTCGGCGACTGCAGTGTCGTGACCCAGACCTACCGGGTGGACGACGAGGTCGTCGGGGTGCTGGGCGTGATCGGCCCGACGCGCATGGACTACGAGCGCGTCATCCCGATCGTGGACGTCACCGCGCGACTGCTGGCGGCGGCGCTCAGACAATAG
- the grpE gene encoding nucleotide exchange factor GrpE, producing the protein MSTESAKQTESNASMADEEALLEDASASRSGEAEDDRASAAPTPEELQSELIAARAESESLRDQALRVRAEMENLRRRHTIELEKAHKYALDSFVRELLQVRDSLELGHDAALADGADIAKLREGTELTLKLLGDVMDRFGVVSVDPIEQPFDPEFHQAMTMQPRSDLPPNTVVAVMQKGYTLNGRLVRPALVMVSQQAS; encoded by the coding sequence ATGAGTACGGAATCAGCAAAACAGACCGAATCGAACGCGTCGATGGCGGACGAGGAGGCCCTTCTCGAGGATGCCTCGGCATCCCGTTCGGGAGAAGCCGAAGACGATCGCGCGAGTGCTGCGCCGACGCCCGAGGAGCTCCAGTCGGAGCTGATCGCCGCGCGCGCCGAGTCGGAATCGCTCCGCGATCAGGCGCTGCGGGTTCGTGCCGAGATGGAGAACCTCAGGCGGCGCCATACCATCGAGCTGGAGAAGGCGCATAAATACGCGCTCGACAGCTTTGTCCGCGAGCTCCTGCAGGTGCGCGACAGCCTTGAGCTGGGACACGATGCAGCGCTGGCGGACGGGGCGGATATCGCCAAACTGCGCGAAGGCACGGAGCTGACGCTGAAGCTGCTCGGCGACGTGATGGATCGTTTCGGCGTGGTCTCGGTGGATCCGATCGAGCAACCCTTCGACCCGGAGTTTCATCAAGCGATGACGATGCAGCCGCGCTCGGATCTGCCGCCGAACACCGTCGTGGCGGTCATGCAGAAAGGCTACACGCTCAACGGACGCTTGGTGCGCCCGGCGCTGGTCATGGTCTCTCAACAGGCATCCTGA